One genomic region from Candidatus Chlorobium masyuteum encodes:
- the rfaE2 gene encoding D-glycero-beta-D-manno-heptose 1-phosphate adenylyltransferase produces MATMHGSHKLLSRNEALLRVRAWQAAGKTVVFTNGCFDILHAGHVGYLNAAKQLGDILLIGLNSDASVRRLKGPNRPVCSETDRAAVLAALQAVDAVTLFEEDTPESLITLLLPDILVKGADWNVEQIAGAKAVLEGGGKVLTVPLLDGRSTSNIIDKILQLYTNPSPGSGKD; encoded by the coding sequence ATGGCAACTATGCATGGTTCCCATAAGCTGCTGAGCCGGAATGAGGCTCTTCTCAGGGTTCGGGCATGGCAGGCTGCCGGTAAAACCGTTGTATTTACAAACGGCTGCTTTGATATCCTGCATGCCGGACATGTCGGATATCTGAATGCTGCAAAACAACTGGGAGATATTCTCCTGATCGGTCTCAACAGCGATGCGTCGGTACGAAGACTGAAAGGCCCGAATCGACCGGTCTGTTCCGAAACCGACAGGGCTGCCGTCCTTGCGGCACTTCAGGCGGTCGATGCTGTTACCCTTTTTGAAGAAGATACGCCCGAATCCCTTATCACTCTTCTCTTGCCGGATATTCTGGTCAAAGGAGCGGACTGGAACGTTGAGCAGATTGCCGGAGCAAAGGCCGTTCTTGAAGGTGGCGGCAAAGTACTGACCGTACCGCTGCTCGACGGCCGGTCAACAAGCAATATCATTGATAAAATTCTTCAGCTCTACACTAACCCATCACCCGGCAGTGGAAAGGATTAA
- a CDS encoding lysophospholipid acyltransferase family protein gives MKRSWEDSDGVADRVLYGLIMMIGWFVRTISRKHSSALARALGDFIYRVPKLRRSLVEENLALTFPEKNSEEISAIALQVYRNQAENFIEMLRLPMIKTAEDAARLLELDARLLLSKTLEQQKGCVLVSAHFGNWELMALCSGLLMAPFTIVVKELKNHAIDRKINSWRTMQGNRIVYDWQALRTGLRTLREGGIVTILGDQSDSGGSFFTEFLGRRTAVFLGPAFLALKAGVPLFVVMCRSIGNGRYTIDIEEIDMSDLGGKKADAEELARRYTKVIERFIYQYPEEWFWLHNRWKRSEP, from the coding sequence ATGAAGCGAAGCTGGGAGGATAGTGACGGGGTGGCCGATCGGGTGCTTTATGGTTTAATTATGATGATCGGCTGGTTCGTCAGAACGATAAGTCGTAAACATTCAAGTGCATTAGCTCGCGCACTCGGTGATTTTATCTACCGGGTTCCTAAACTCCGGCGTTCTCTTGTTGAAGAGAATCTTGCCCTGACTTTCCCCGAAAAAAACAGTGAAGAAATCTCTGCGATTGCCCTCCAGGTCTATCGCAACCAGGCTGAGAATTTTATAGAAATGCTCCGTCTTCCCATGATAAAAACAGCCGAAGATGCCGCCCGGCTTCTTGAGCTTGATGCGCGTCTGCTGCTCTCGAAAACACTTGAGCAGCAGAAAGGTTGCGTGCTGGTTTCGGCTCATTTTGGCAACTGGGAGCTGATGGCGCTCTGTTCCGGACTGTTGATGGCCCCTTTTACAATCGTGGTAAAGGAGCTGAAGAATCATGCTATTGATCGTAAAATCAATAGCTGGAGGACGATGCAGGGGAACAGGATCGTCTATGACTGGCAGGCGCTTCGTACGGGGTTGCGAACGCTCCGGGAAGGGGGGATTGTAACAATTCTCGGTGATCAGTCTGATTCGGGAGGATCATTTTTTACCGAGTTTCTCGGAAGAAGGACCGCCGTATTTCTTGGTCCGGCCTTTCTTGCCCTGAAAGCGGGAGTGCCGCTCTTTGTTGTGATGTGTCGCAGTATAGGAAACGGACGTTATACCATCGATATAGAAGAGATTGACATGAGTGATCTTGGAGGCAAAAAGGCGGATGCCGAAGAGCTTGCACGCCGGTATACAAAGGTGATCGAACGCTTTATCTATCAATATCCTGAAGAGTGGTTCTGGCTGCATAACCGCTGGAAGCGCTCAGAACCCTGA
- a CDS encoding ABC transporter ATP-binding protein codes for MKVLSRIVRYLLPSKGKIALVLVVSIMTSLLGVVSIYSVLPLLNAVFTADRTIAGSGPPETAALQSRAPEKSSDQVPVVFNGFDTEKLKASVTESFAEAFHAETKERTLLNICLFLIGAFAVKNLFVYMNGQLLYRIQTKTAKQLRDDVFNNIIEMHLDYFNKNRVGNLMNLVYNDVQTVNESVSSTFVNFLQNPFAVVVYACVLLVLSWKLTLFATVTSLLIFFVISIIGKQVKGLAATFRTKMGDMNSVLQEKFSGIKVIKSSAFENVELQRFQSFTRDFRKLDIRIARLRNIISPVNETLLVAAIALVLWFGGLQVFEGRMTSSELILFAFTLYSTMGPIKKFGDISSQMAVGKASAERLFELLDTVPDISNGSRSITGFSHEIRFEDVSFKYSKEADAPNVLDHVSFELKKGEMVALVGQSGSGKSTTVDLLLRFYDVDSGRITIDGIDIREYDFKQLRRMIGVVSQEVILFNDTIKENIAYGIHGEISQEKVIMAAKMANAHQFIEEKPEQYDTLIGDRGVQLSGGQRQRLAIARAMVKNPELLVFDEATSALDNESEKVVQEAIDHALENRTALVVAHRLSTVRNADRIIVMERGRAVESGSHEELLARGGLYRQLYDIQFSGKTQESERTPVAS; via the coding sequence ATGAAAGTATTATCAAGGATTGTTCGCTATCTGCTCCCCTCAAAAGGCAAGATTGCACTTGTTCTGGTTGTCAGCATCATGACCTCGCTGCTCGGGGTTGTTTCAATCTATTCAGTCCTTCCTCTTCTTAATGCGGTTTTTACTGCCGACCGCACGATTGCGGGTTCGGGCCCTCCTGAAACAGCCGCGCTGCAGAGCAGGGCGCCTGAAAAAAGTTCCGACCAGGTTCCGGTTGTTTTTAATGGCTTTGATACCGAAAAGCTCAAGGCTTCGGTGACGGAGTCCTTTGCAGAAGCGTTTCATGCCGAGACCAAAGAGAGAACCCTGCTCAATATCTGCCTCTTTCTGATAGGGGCATTTGCCGTAAAAAACCTGTTTGTCTATATGAACGGTCAGCTCCTCTACCGGATTCAGACCAAGACGGCCAAACAGCTCCGGGATGATGTATTCAATAATATCATTGAGATGCACCTGGATTATTTTAACAAGAACCGGGTTGGCAATCTGATGAATCTGGTTTACAACGACGTTCAGACGGTTAATGAATCGGTAAGTTCCACCTTTGTCAATTTTCTGCAGAACCCGTTTGCGGTAGTTGTTTATGCTTGTGTCCTTCTTGTTTTGAGCTGGAAGCTTACTCTTTTTGCAACGGTGACTTCGCTGCTGATATTTTTTGTGATCAGCATAATCGGCAAGCAGGTGAAGGGTCTGGCGGCAACGTTCCGCACAAAAATGGGTGATATGAACTCGGTCTTGCAGGAGAAGTTCAGCGGGATCAAGGTTATCAAGTCAAGTGCGTTCGAAAATGTCGAACTTCAGCGTTTTCAATCGTTTACAAGGGATTTCCGGAAACTCGATATCCGGATTGCAAGACTTCGTAATATTATCAGTCCGGTTAATGAAACGCTGCTGGTTGCGGCCATTGCCCTTGTGCTCTGGTTTGGCGGACTGCAGGTCTTTGAGGGAAGGATGACCTCCTCTGAACTGATTCTCTTTGCCTTTACGCTTTACTCCACCATGGGGCCGATCAAGAAATTCGGAGATATCAGCAGCCAGATGGCTGTCGGAAAGGCCTCTGCTGAACGGCTCTTTGAGCTGCTTGATACCGTGCCGGATATCAGTAACGGGAGTCGCTCCATAACAGGTTTTTCCCATGAGATCCGCTTTGAGGACGTCTCGTTTAAATACAGCAAGGAGGCTGATGCCCCCAATGTGCTTGACCATGTCTCTTTTGAACTGAAAAAAGGGGAGATGGTTGCCCTCGTTGGCCAGTCGGGATCAGGAAAGTCGACGACGGTTGATCTTCTTCTGCGTTTTTATGATGTTGATTCGGGCCGTATTACCATTGACGGGATCGATATCCGGGAGTATGATTTCAAGCAGTTGCGCCGGATGATCGGTGTGGTCAGCCAGGAGGTGATCCTTTTCAATGATACCATCAAGGAGAACATTGCCTACGGGATCCATGGAGAGATAAGCCAGGAGAAGGTAATCATGGCGGCAAAAATGGCCAATGCCCATCAGTTCATTGAGGAAAAACCCGAGCAGTATGATACACTGATCGGAGACCGTGGGGTACAGCTTTCAGGCGGACAGCGACAGCGCCTTGCTATTGCCCGTGCCATGGTGAAGAATCCTGAACTGCTGGTTTTCGATGAGGCGACCAGTGCTCTTGATAATGAATCCGAAAAGGTAGTGCAGGAGGCAATAGACCATGCCCTTGAAAACCGTACGGCTCTGGTTGTCGCTCACCGGCTCTCAACTGTCAGGAATGCCGACAGGATCATTGTCATGGAGAGGGGTAGAGCGGTTGAATCCGGTAGTCATGAAGAGCTTCTCGCTCGTGGCGGTTTATACAGGCAGCTCTATGATATTCAGTTTTCCGGCAAGACGCAGGAGTCCGAACGGACGCCGGTTGCTTCCTGA
- a CDS encoding glycosyltransferase family 2 protein — MANIPNRFVVVIPVFNQLHYTSQCVESLLRQCVETDEILIIDNASSDETPLWLAQHSELKHLRNKVNLGCGCAWAQGVVLSPDAEWIVLLNNDVLSGPAAINNLLDAAERSKLGVVSPALLEGPNDYDFENFARQYQKSMSGMIRRNRFHGVCFALHRSVIEKIGFPDTDRRLGGYEDAEFLVRCRRAGIPVGIVGDSVFHHFGSITQKAIKQKTGQKSLGDLKYFRSRVGSKWWSRKRDKFLSKFIFRKWINDERAGTGYSLHMIRRDGVWELR, encoded by the coding sequence ATGGCAAATATTCCAAATCGTTTTGTTGTCGTCATTCCGGTATTCAACCAGCTCCACTACACATCGCAGTGTGTTGAAAGCCTGCTCAGGCAATGTGTCGAAACGGATGAGATCCTGATTATCGACAACGCCAGCAGCGATGAAACACCGCTCTGGCTGGCGCAACATTCCGAATTGAAACATCTCCGTAACAAGGTCAATCTCGGTTGCGGCTGTGCCTGGGCTCAGGGCGTTGTTCTCAGTCCGGATGCCGAATGGATAGTACTCCTGAACAACGATGTGCTTTCGGGGCCTGCAGCGATCAATAACCTGCTTGATGCGGCCGAACGCTCAAAGCTTGGAGTCGTAAGTCCGGCGCTGTTAGAGGGTCCGAACGACTACGATTTTGAAAATTTCGCCCGGCAATATCAGAAAAGCATGTCTGGCATGATTCGACGGAACCGGTTCCACGGGGTCTGTTTTGCTCTTCACAGGAGCGTTATTGAGAAAATCGGTTTTCCGGACACCGACCGGCGTCTGGGGGGATATGAAGATGCCGAGTTTCTCGTCCGCTGCCGGCGAGCCGGGATTCCGGTCGGAATTGTCGGTGATTCGGTCTTTCACCACTTCGGCTCTATTACCCAGAAGGCCATCAAGCAGAAGACGGGACAGAAATCTCTCGGGGACCTCAAGTATTTCCGCTCCAGGGTTGGTTCAAAATGGTGGTCAAGGAAGCGGGATAAATTTTTGTCAAAGTTTATTTTCAGGAAATGGATCAACGATGAACGGGCAGGAACAGGCTATTCACTGCATATGATACGCAGGGATGGAGTATGGGAGCTTCGTTGA
- a CDS encoding glycosyltransferase family 9 protein — MTMHKGNPRRILVIVQRSNGDVFLSSPLIEVLFRVYGRPGIDLLVNSDTLAVAETLPHIQQIHQFSYNVEGKGRGSQTADLLKRIFRRYDLSINLTASDRSVLFALLSGRRAISAVEPDRKKSWWKRLLLSAHYEFDTSRHIIENNTTALDLLGIGSGKPTVSSCHSPEAAERVRQMLEGAGIGEFIIVHPGAQYNYKVYPERLRNALFERLNRFGIPIVVTGGKSRLDLEIKKTVPKLENVHDFIGRTSMDELIALSDRSLAYIGADTLNMHIAASQNKRIFAIFGPTIPGMWSPWCNALHTGTRLNRPLQTYGTITIFQADMPCVSCGRAGCDDQHGVSECLYHIDPDLITNEIEHWLTTFR, encoded by the coding sequence ATGACCATGCATAAAGGCAATCCGCGACGCATACTTGTTATTGTACAACGCTCCAACGGCGATGTCTTTCTGAGTTCGCCGTTGATCGAGGTGCTTTTCCGTGTTTATGGCCGCCCGGGCATCGATCTGCTGGTCAACAGCGACACGCTTGCCGTAGCAGAGACGCTGCCGCATATACAGCAGATACATCAGTTCTCCTACAATGTCGAGGGAAAGGGGAGGGGTTCCCAGACTGCTGATCTGCTGAAAAGGATTTTCCGCCGCTATGACCTGAGTATCAATCTGACTGCAAGTGACCGTTCAGTTCTGTTTGCTCTGCTTTCCGGCCGAAGAGCCATAAGCGCAGTGGAGCCCGACCGGAAAAAATCCTGGTGGAAGCGCCTCTTGCTTTCGGCCCATTACGAGTTTGACACCTCCCGGCACATCATTGAGAACAACACCACCGCTCTTGACCTTCTGGGCATTGGTTCCGGCAAGCCGACCGTCAGCTCCTGCCATTCGCCGGAGGCTGCCGAACGTGTAAGGCAGATGCTGGAAGGGGCCGGTATCGGCGAATTTATTATAGTTCATCCCGGAGCTCAGTATAACTACAAGGTATATCCCGAGCGGCTCAGAAACGCTCTGTTTGAGCGCCTGAACCGTTTCGGTATACCGATAGTTGTTACCGGCGGAAAGAGCCGGCTTGACCTTGAGATCAAAAAAACAGTGCCGAAGCTTGAAAATGTTCATGATTTTATCGGCAGGACAAGTATGGATGAATTGATAGCGCTGAGTGACCGATCCCTTGCTTATATTGGAGCCGATACGCTGAACATGCACATTGCTGCTTCGCAGAACAAACGTATTTTTGCCATTTTCGGCCCGACAATTCCCGGTATGTGGTCTCCCTGGTGCAACGCGCTCCACACCGGAACCAGGCTGAACAGGCCTTTGCAGACATATGGCACTATTACCATCTTTCAGGCTGATATGCCCTGTGTTTCCTGCGGTCGCGCTGGTTGCGATGATCAACACGGTGTCAGCGAATGCCTTTACCATATTGATCCCGATCTCATCACTAACGAAATTGAGCATTGGCTAACAACATTTCGGTAA
- a CDS encoding glycosyltransferase family 2 protein, protein MANNISVTILTKDSAAFLAECLGALEAFTEVVVVDNGSTDDTIAIASRFRNVRLFEHPFTGFGPMKNIAVDKAANDWIFSVDSDEIVTPELTAEILNLKLDSSRIYAVGRDNHYRRRLICGCGWQNDQVQRLFNRKRTRYDDKLVHEGLKMDDQLQTELLEGRLNHYPYDNASQLIQKMQHYSTLWAEESLGRKKASPFKALFYGVLTFFKSYLFKKGWLYGYEGLLISISNANGVFYKYIKLYEADRSHSL, encoded by the coding sequence TTGGCTAACAACATTTCGGTAACGATCCTTACCAAAGATTCCGCCGCCTTTCTCGCTGAGTGCCTCGGTGCGCTTGAGGCGTTTACGGAAGTTGTCGTTGTCGACAATGGATCGACCGATGATACAATTGCTATCGCTTCACGCTTCAGGAACGTCAGACTCTTCGAACACCCCTTCACCGGGTTTGGCCCGATGAAGAACATTGCAGTCGACAAAGCCGCCAATGACTGGATCTTCTCGGTTGACAGCGATGAAATTGTTACTCCGGAGCTGACGGCCGAGATTTTGAATCTCAAGCTGGACAGCAGCCGCATCTATGCGGTGGGGCGTGATAACCATTACCGTCGAAGGCTGATTTGTGGATGCGGCTGGCAGAACGATCAGGTCCAGCGGCTCTTCAACAGGAAGCGTACCCGATACGACGACAAGCTGGTTCATGAAGGGCTCAAAATGGATGACCAGCTTCAAACGGAGCTTCTGGAGGGCAGGTTGAACCATTATCCCTACGACAATGCTTCGCAGCTCATCCAGAAAATGCAGCACTACTCCACGCTCTGGGCCGAGGAGAGTCTGGGCCGAAAAAAAGCATCCCCCTTCAAGGCGCTCTTCTACGGAGTACTCACCTTTTTCAAGTCATACCTGTTCAAGAAAGGATGGCTTTACGGTTACGAGGGCCTCCTGATCTCGATTTCGAATGCGAACGGGGTTTTTTACAAATACATCAAGCTCTATGAAGCCGACAGATCTCACAGCCTGTAG
- a CDS encoding glycosyltransferase family 2 protein, whose protein sequence is MKPTDLTACSLVITTYNAPDLLDLAIRSALAQSEPPSEILIADDGSTSDTALLIETHRVRASVPLVHHWQEDRGFRAASSRNRAIAAAKGNYIVIVDGDILMHRDFIRDHKRLALAGTFIQGSRVLLSKENTLKRFVTKNITVSLFEKGLENRKNVLHFPLLSKLIALKSSSLSGIRSCNMSFFRNDCLRINGFNEDFIGWGREDSEFALRMINSGILRRNVRFSAIASHLWHPESPKHQLSANDRLLEQAVVGRITTCTNGIDKYLAKR, encoded by the coding sequence ATGAAGCCGACAGATCTCACAGCCTGTAGTCTGGTCATCACGACCTACAACGCACCTGATCTGCTGGATCTTGCCATCCGGAGCGCACTTGCGCAATCCGAGCCGCCCTCTGAAATCCTTATTGCAGACGACGGCAGTACGAGCGATACCGCACTGCTCATCGAAACGCACAGGGTTCGTGCGAGCGTGCCGCTGGTTCACCACTGGCAGGAAGACCGGGGGTTCCGGGCAGCCTCGTCGAGGAACAGGGCGATTGCCGCGGCAAAGGGTAATTATATCGTGATAGTTGACGGAGATATACTGATGCATCGCGACTTCATCAGGGACCATAAACGGCTGGCGCTTGCAGGTACCTTCATTCAGGGTTCAAGAGTGCTGCTTTCGAAGGAGAATACCCTGAAGCGGTTCGTTACGAAGAATATCACCGTCTCCCTGTTCGAAAAGGGGCTTGAAAACCGTAAAAATGTTCTGCACTTTCCGCTCCTTTCAAAGCTCATTGCGTTGAAAAGCAGCTCCCTGAGCGGTATAAGAAGCTGTAATATGTCGTTTTTCAGAAACGACTGCCTCCGTATCAACGGGTTCAATGAGGATTTTATCGGGTGGGGCCGTGAAGACAGCGAATTTGCTCTCCGTATGATCAACAGCGGCATTCTCCGGCGCAATGTCCGCTTCAGCGCCATAGCATCCCATCTCTGGCATCCGGAGAGCCCCAAGCACCAGCTCTCTGCAAATGACCGTTTACTTGAACAGGCTGTTGTCGGCAGGATCACCACCTGCACGAATGGCATCGATAAATACCTGGCAAAGAGATAA
- a CDS encoding glycosyltransferase family protein, translating to MKISAFTFIKNGTIFGFPYTESIRSVLPIVDEFVVNVGLSDDDTLERIRAINDPKIRIIESHWNDRMKVGGYVYGQQKMIAQFNCTGDWAFYLEGDEIVHEEELRKIVEACRTHLDDERIEALTFDYYHFYGNANSYLDSPGWYRRAARIIRNSIRTTAPDGLFWHVLTDNNKVSRYPRSAHTGASIYHYGWVRSEAEMNRKSENVQKYWNKNHSRIDYGEIDQKIVREFKGSHPAIIRDWLPKEEGLFRANPGHTLTRREKKHRFMLHLERWFGMELSKKHFDPVTRE from the coding sequence ATGAAAATCAGCGCCTTTACCTTTATCAAAAACGGAACCATCTTCGGTTTTCCCTACACGGAATCAATTCGTTCCGTGCTGCCGATTGTTGATGAATTTGTTGTTAACGTCGGGTTGAGTGATGACGATACCCTTGAAAGAATCAGGGCGATCAATGACCCGAAAATCCGGATCATAGAGTCACACTGGAACGACAGGATGAAGGTCGGCGGCTATGTCTATGGCCAGCAGAAAATGATTGCGCAGTTCAACTGTACCGGAGACTGGGCATTCTATCTTGAGGGAGACGAAATTGTGCATGAAGAGGAGCTGAGAAAAATTGTCGAGGCCTGCCGGACCCATCTGGATGATGAGCGAATTGAGGCTCTCACCTTCGACTACTATCATTTCTATGGAAATGCGAACAGTTATCTCGATTCTCCGGGATGGTACCGTCGTGCGGCCAGAATTATCAGAAACTCCATCAGGACGACAGCTCCTGACGGGCTTTTCTGGCATGTGCTTACCGACAACAACAAGGTTTCACGTTATCCCAGGAGTGCCCATACCGGGGCGTCGATCTATCACTACGGTTGGGTACGGAGCGAGGCGGAGATGAACCGGAAATCGGAAAACGTTCAGAAGTACTGGAATAAAAACCATAGCCGGATCGACTATGGTGAGATCGATCAGAAGATTGTTCGCGAGTTCAAGGGCTCACATCCTGCAATTATTCGTGACTGGCTTCCGAAAGAAGAGGGCCTTTTTCGGGCCAATCCCGGCCATACATTGACCCGGCGGGAGAAAAAACACCGCTTCATGCTCCATCTTGAACGGTGGTTCGGGATGGAATTGAGTAAAAAACATTTTGATCCCGTAACCCGTGAGTGA
- the waaF gene encoding lipopolysaccharide heptosyltransferase II, with amino-acid sequence MNPSIVLLPNWIGDMLLALSLVMRLPESRRSKTTLLVPPQMSGLVGELCNLPRIEYLRNSAEERKRTLNAVRNGGFHAFYLLPFSFSSAWFAMKTRVPLRRGLPEEMRRFLLTDPVSEEFSDNKLIHITREYAAILDTPYLPPEEWNGVKVTPGRSHAGSIVYCPGAAYGPAKKWPHFPELARLHERYNIVVLGMKEDRQSAEEIAGMAPGRVTDLTGRTSLKEVAAILSAARGVVSNDSGLMHLAGYIGTPVIGLFGSTSPVWTGPLGKKSIAMNFPEPCAPCFQRTCRYHHYRCLANITPEAVAEAMEKLCGLSELSATQEACN; translated from the coding sequence ATGAACCCTTCCATTGTCCTTTTGCCGAACTGGATTGGAGATATGCTCCTTGCCCTTTCACTGGTCATGAGACTGCCGGAAAGTCGTCGGTCAAAAACCACGCTTCTTGTGCCGCCTCAGATGAGCGGCCTGGTCGGGGAGCTCTGCAATCTGCCCCGGATTGAGTATCTCCGTAACAGTGCCGAAGAGCGCAAACGTACGCTGAATGCTGTGCGCAACGGGGGGTTTCACGCCTTCTACCTCCTCCCGTTTTCATTTTCTTCCGCATGGTTTGCGATGAAGACAAGGGTGCCGCTCAGGCGAGGCCTGCCGGAAGAGATGAGGCGTTTTCTTTTGACTGATCCGGTCTCCGAAGAGTTCAGTGATAACAAGCTGATTCATATTACCAGAGAATATGCCGCCATTCTTGATACGCCATATCTTCCCCCTGAAGAGTGGAACGGTGTAAAGGTTACGCCAGGCAGGAGTCACGCCGGTTCAATTGTCTACTGCCCCGGTGCCGCCTACGGGCCGGCCAAGAAATGGCCTCATTTTCCTGAACTGGCAAGGCTGCATGAGCGATACAACATTGTTGTTCTTGGAATGAAAGAAGACCGGCAGTCCGCAGAGGAGATCGCAGGTATGGCGCCCGGAAGAGTTACGGACCTTACCGGAAGGACTTCGCTGAAGGAGGTTGCAGCGATTTTGTCAGCCGCTCGCGGAGTGGTCTCGAACGACTCCGGGCTGATGCATCTTGCCGGCTACATCGGCACTCCGGTCATCGGCCTGTTCGGTTCCACAAGCCCGGTCTGGACGGGTCCTCTCGGAAAAAAAAGCATTGCCATGAACTTTCCCGAGCCATGTGCCCCCTGTTTCCAGAGAACCTGCAGGTACCACCACTATCGCTGTCTTGCAAACATTACTCCGGAAGCTGTAGCGGAGGCAATGGAGAAATTGTGCGGATTATCCGAACTTTCAGCCACTCAAGAGGCCTGCAATTGA
- a CDS encoding glucosamine inositolphosphorylceramide transferase family protein — MTTSLLLIILPAIAILLIVTARYRKHYKKKILRRSRETWAIGIYEGHSPIELHPPTAIENPVLTAKDITDISARFVADPFMIKTESGYHLFFEVLNNKNNRGEIAYAFSKNGIAWRYCQVVLREHFHLSYPYIFMAEENYYMIPECMGSGGIQLYRAVHFPDQWQHLTTLVQGKDRFAALVDPSVIHYRNRWYLFSYSLKSKNLHLFTSETITGPWKEHPKSPVVCNSPNFARPGGRVTLYNGVIYRYAQDEIPNYGTNVWAFRITELTENTYSEEPAREKPVLQPGDEWWNSDGMHTVDPFQRENGEWFALVDGFSIDRQQPKH, encoded by the coding sequence ATGACGACAAGCTTATTGCTGATCATCCTTCCTGCCATTGCGATTTTGCTGATCGTCACTGCCCGCTATAGAAAGCATTACAAAAAAAAGATTCTCAGGCGCAGCAGGGAAACCTGGGCAATCGGTATCTATGAAGGGCACTCGCCCATTGAGCTTCACCCGCCGACAGCCATTGAAAATCCTGTACTTACCGCAAAAGATATCACCGATATCTCTGCCCGCTTTGTTGCAGACCCGTTCATGATAAAAACGGAGAGTGGCTATCACCTCTTCTTTGAAGTATTGAACAATAAAAACAACAGGGGGGAGATCGCTTATGCATTCAGTAAAAACGGCATAGCGTGGCGGTATTGCCAGGTTGTTCTCAGAGAGCATTTTCACCTCTCCTATCCCTATATCTTCATGGCAGAGGAAAACTATTACATGATCCCTGAATGTATGGGCTCAGGGGGCATTCAACTCTACCGTGCAGTTCATTTTCCTGACCAGTGGCAGCATCTGACAACACTTGTCCAGGGCAAAGACCGCTTTGCAGCACTGGTTGACCCGTCAGTTATTCACTATCGGAATCGCTGGTATCTTTTCAGTTATTCCCTTAAATCAAAAAACCTCCACCTGTTCACTTCTGAAACTATTACCGGGCCATGGAAAGAACATCCGAAAAGCCCTGTAGTGTGCAACAGTCCGAATTTTGCCCGTCCCGGAGGAAGAGTAACGCTTTATAATGGAGTCATCTATCGATATGCACAGGATGAGATTCCGAACTACGGTACAAACGTGTGGGCGTTCCGGATAACTGAACTCACAGAAAACACCTACAGTGAAGAGCCGGCAAGGGAGAAACCGGTGTTACAGCCCGGCGATGAATGGTGGAACAGCGATGGTATGCATACCGTTGACCCCTTTCAGAGAGAGAACGGAGAGTGGTTTGCTCTGGTAGATGGATTCTCAATCGATCGGCAACAACCGAAGCATTGA